aaatgtgaaaaaaaatgactccaaCTGTCTGTCTTCTTCTATTCCTAGTGTAAATGAACTGTATGTGGATGATCCCGATAAAGACAGTGGTGGGAAGATAGAAGTGAGTTTAAACATCAGTTTGCCAAACTTACACTGTGATTGTGAGTATAAACACAATatattcacacacgcacacgcacgcaccatTTTCTAAACCTTCGATTTGCATGCTGTCCGTTTCACACCGTCGCATCGCCTCTTGGGCGTTCTTGTCTTTGCCATGCCATTTCATCgaggcctgtgttttggcatgcCCCCCACTTAGTGGCACTCATATCTTCATCTGCCCCCATTTGATGTGTCGCTGCCACGTGGTCAAGGTCTGCCTTTGACATCAAGAGGTTCCCCCTTTGGCGATGTCAGGACGAAGAGCCGTCTGTTTATTTTCTCCCTTCATGACCGCCATGACAAACTATGCCGCCTGCCATGAATCAAACAAGCAACGAGAAAACTCGCCCACAGACTCACAAAATGATGACTCGAATCAAAGAGAGTGTGAAAAATCGGGTCCagattgctggaaaaaaaagaggtttttGGCATGCGGGAAAACAGCTGTTGACCTTGTGTTTTGACAAGATCACTCGTGACACGCTAAACAAAAGCCAGGCTGAAATCCTAATCAAAGTTCATGGTggggtttattttttatttatttatttttgcaagaaGAATCAAGCAGTTCAGTCAGCTTGGACTCTGCGATTCTCTGCCTGAGACGttatatgttgtatattttCCAGGCTCCTTAAAAGGTCACCATCCATCACAAATGCATTAAAGAAGAGCCACGTCATCACGGAAAGCGCCTTCACTTTTAGTCGCTTTTCCGCAATGAGACATCATCTCCCTCCGCTGACTGACCTCTATCTTGCTGCATGACCGTAGAAAAGCAGAAGCCGCCTGTCATAACCTCAACGTCGTAATCATCATCTCCTTGCCCCGGATTCACTTCTCGCAAGTTTAAATCTCTTAAAAAGGACAAACACCGCTTCTTATCTCTGTGCTGTATTTTGAGATCGCCGTCCAAAAAAGCGCGGCAAATAGGCGTCCAACATGCCTTCCAAAGGTCAGACAGACGGCATGCAGAGGTCTTTAGTGGACATCCTACCGACGCGCGCAGTCGAAACAGCCAGGCGCTGAAAATAGCCCACTTCGAGTCTGCCAACACACAACAGCCTGCAGGGGTGGTACACAAGTTGTGGCTAGTGACGACGGAGTAACACAGAGAGTGTCAAAGAGTCTAACATTTCCACGCTATATGGGTCAAGTTCAGTATGTGATACCGGTCATCACTATAGGTTTGGATACAAAACTAAAGTTTAGTGGAAAATGCTCGTTGGTGAAAAACAATTGGTTTGAATGGAGAAATTGAATGACTTTTCCGAACGCCTTCAACCGCAGATGGGGAACTTTTTGGGTCAGGGGCCATTTCAGTTTTGGATTAAAAATGGTTGAGGTGGCCATAGAACTATTTGTTTCTTCTTCTGTTTTCAACTGTACAGTAgtacagaaataaatacattttcaaatgaacccCGCAAGCTCATGTAGAAATTAAATGACTAAGATGGggaagggggtcggggggtgtaAGACATTTACGCTATAATTATTTATGATAAGTTAATTTTCGTTACATTCATGCTTAAAGGACACTTTAAGTTGAACTGCCCATTTCCCAGATCTGCTTTCCTCTCCATCtatcagctgttgtgaaagcgctgtatgAATGAAGaaggattgtattgtatttggacCACATTTGATCAAAATCCCACATGAACGTTTTTTCATTAACTGTTATCCATTTCTTGTGATAGGATATAAGGTACTCTTTGTTACTCAGGGGACTGTATGTCGAATTAGTGTTTGAGtcgaaatgacaaaaaagggAACTTGATAGTGGAGCTGCACGCTGACGCCGCGCCGCCATTGTTTCTTGCTCCGTTTTCAGTGGTGGGTTTGGACATCCAAGATGAGATGGGGCGCCATGAAGTCGGCCACATTGACAACTCCATGAAGGTTGCACTCAACCACGGAGCCGGTTGCCGCTTCGAAGGGGAGTTCGCCATCAACAAAGTAACGTCTCgccacacacgcgtgcacaccaTTGCGGTGTCCTGCGAAGCGCAGCTTGTATTCCCAGCGTCTCATGCGTCATTCTCTCCTCAGGGTTTACAATCATTAACCCAGTAGTTGGCCATTTAACACGTTCTTCCATGGAataattgtaaaatgtattttgcagGCGTGATTGTTTCACAGTGGGTTAGGGACATCTTGTTTCCAATGCGCTAACTCGTTTGTTAACATCCGTTACATTTTCATGTCACAACATTTGTTTCACCTGCACAGTTTCATCACCATACAATTTACAAAGACACCAACCAAAAGTAGTCGATATTCTCATAATTTCATAACTTTCAGAATAAAGTTTCGATTAGATTCATTTCCATTGCTTgacaacatttttattgtttggatAGTGCGTGTCGTTGCCTGACTGATGAATCGGCCTTATAGCGCGAGACAAAGATATTGAATAGCAATCATCAGCCAGTTTTTGCtgatttttctttctgttgTAATGTTTAACCAACCCAAAggacaaaatattgtaaaacattcaaatgttctGCCCATAATTCGTAAAGTTATTTTGTTCATTATATTGTTTGTTTAATCATCCGATTAATTGGCAGATTGGAATCGTATTCTGCCACTTATCCGAATTGGTGTCGCTTAGGCCCTAGTTTGTGGTGGTGTAAAACTGCTCCGTTGGCACtctttcaaatactgtattttggtTAGCCCATTTCAGTATATGACCTGGACAAAATATTCTGGAAAAAATACGTCTTGGTAAGTATAAAATGCGGGTTTAACACTGTTAACTATAACCACatgaataaacacaaaaattattttctctctgATGCTGTCAGCCCAAAGTGTTTATTGCAGACAGGTGGAACTTTTATTGCCGTCAAGTGTAAATGTGTTGTGGTTTAGCTGAGTGGACACACTGAGACTGTTGACACTATTTGCATACTCTATTTGTGCCCTTGTGTGAGCAGGTGCCAGGAAACTTCCACGTGTCCACACACAGTGCCACGGCCCAGCCCCAAAGTCCCGACATGACTCACACGATCCACAAGCTGGCATTTGGAGAGAAGCTTCAGGTTGGGAATCGCACACTTCTGACGCAAAACGTAAAAAGCGAAGCATCCAGCAAAATCGACAAACTTACCCCATCTCTCGTTGGTCCCACAGGTGCAAAAAGTCCAAGGCGCCTTCAATGCTTTAGGAGGAGCGGATAAACTGGCATCGAATCGTACGTAATTGCGCGCTGCACCTCAGTTCACGGCGTGCGATTACACCGTGTGATTCAGCGAGATGGAACGCTGGCGGACTGAATGCAAATCTGATCCAAATTTCATCATAGATGACATTAGGAGGAGGGCAAACACCTCTTGTTCGTACTCGGACAAAATAAAGATGACTCCAAATGTACAGAATGTGGACACTGACTGACTGAGGTTTGTCAAGGATATCCGTGACGGCCATGAGGCTGGGTCCTATTGGGTGCTGTGGACTCCAGCAATGATGCTCCTGGAAATATACCGGCCATTCGGGAAATTCCCAATGGCCACCATGCCTTTGCCTACACCAAATGGCATGCATCTCACGTTAATCCTGAACGAATTAAGACACATTGTTTGCAGACAATACTATGAAATAGGTTGAGCCAGTGATATTCCACTTTTGATGTGAAAGTTTCCATGCCGGATGGTCTTTTGATGGTACAAAATGTGCTTTCGAGAATCAGGAACTACAGCAGAAAGGGAGCTCATTCACACACGGTCAAGGCCGAGATTTATTTGTCCTCCGACCTTGCGCGCATGATGAACACAGCAATCCTTTGGTCTGATGTCTCGGCGGCTGAATTTACGACCGCGGCCTCCACTCGCATTATTGACATTACGACCAACACGCCACCGCCTAGCCCGGAGATGGCGCCGCTTTTGAGAGGTCGTGCAAATCATCCCCCTAGCGCTTAAGATAGTTTGCCACCTGGTTAAAAATTCTCGGCACGGCGTTGGTTTTTAATGCCACCTGCGTAGCCTGCACCATCTCGAACGGTGAAGGACTCCTCTTTGTTTACTGCACACGCATGCCTGCCTGCTTGTCCTTGTGCTCGCTTTAAGCTGTTTGCCTGTCTTTCCCAGCTCAAGTTTACGATCAAGCTAGCACATAAAACAAAGGACAATTAAACGGTATACCAAAGTGTTTATCCAAACCATAAATTTTTAGCTTCTTGCGAACATGCATGTGAAGCAACATAGGTGGGCCTACAACAAGTAGCATTGATGTTCTGGTACTTAGAAACTGCCAAACGATTGCTACGATAACACAACTGGAGCTCAGTTGGGGACCTTTTCTGCCTCGTCCTCTTGCTGGTGATCACGCTGCATTTCTTCCAGCAGACCTAGGTGCTACCCACCATGCTGCGGCACATTGGACTTCACTAATGGCGTCCAAGTCTAAATTCAAACTTGCCTGTATACtattaaaaaaaccccaaaacgatCACTTAGACGTCCGCGGTATAACTGACGCAAATGATTTCAAACAGCCCAAGACACTTTacctataaaaatatatttacacatCTAGAAGCCTCTTGACGAAAATGTCACGTAACAAATAAATGTGATATTTATTTCCCTCCCTTGCAGCTCTGGCCTCACATGACTACATCCTGAAGATCGTGCCAACAGTTTATGAAGATCTGTCGGGCAAACAGAGGTTCTCCTACCA
This window of the Hippocampus zosterae strain Florida chromosome 1, ASM2543408v3, whole genome shotgun sequence genome carries:
- the ergic1 gene encoding endoplasmic reticulum-Golgi intermediate compartment protein 1 isoform X1, which codes for MPFDVRRFDIYRKVPKDLTQPTYTGAFISILCCVVILFLFLSELTGFIATEIVNELYVDDPDKDSGGKIEVSLNISLPNLHCDLVGLDIQDEMGRHEVGHIDNSMKVALNHGAGCRFEGEFAINKVPGNFHVSTHSATAQPQSPDMTHTIHKLAFGEKLQVQKVQGAFNALGGADKLASNPLASHDYILKIVPTVYEDLSGKQRFSYQYTVANKEYVAYSHTGRIIPAIWFRYDLSPITVKYTERRQPLYRFITSICAIVGGTFTVAGIIDSCIFTASEAWKKIQIGKIS
- the ergic1 gene encoding endoplasmic reticulum-Golgi intermediate compartment protein 1 isoform X2; protein product: MLGVSILCCVVILFLFLSELTGFIATEIVNELYVDDPDKDSGGKIEVSLNISLPNLHCDLVGLDIQDEMGRHEVGHIDNSMKVALNHGAGCRFEGEFAINKVPGNFHVSTHSATAQPQSPDMTHTIHKLAFGEKLQVQKVQGAFNALGGADKLASNPLASHDYILKIVPTVYEDLSGKQRFSYQYTVANKEYVAYSHTGRIIPAIWFRYDLSPITVKYTERRQPLYRFITSICAIVGGTFTVAGIIDSCIFTASEAWKKIQIGKIS